The following coding sequences are from one Methanosarcina sp. WWM596 window:
- a CDS encoding class I SAM-dependent methyltransferase, with amino-acid sequence MFGEIGSVRNEADETSLQILSLFRESISEIRLNEPEVVSAYFKEDYSHYIVVHTPLNIRFPEKKETWNLRFCKDAGVSVVELVVADTGSAYVRGLMAVNGSKVYAILPFTSIDAEKAKNAKFPEDRMARVRAQVLTDVIPGIKGGTILDIGSGFGTLTMELAKNNPDSQVYGLDLHDSLTGQAQMNAEVLGIENVEFRTGSAYALSFEEGSMDAVTCFLMLHHLEDIKFALFEIKRVLKKGGLLTAVEPLAHHHHHGPQLSEAAWKELFEDVGFNVETENLEGAVALKAVKRE; translated from the coding sequence ATGTTCGGAGAAATTGGAAGCGTAAGAAACGAGGCAGATGAAACTTCCCTGCAAATTCTCTCCCTTTTCAGGGAAAGCATAAGCGAAATCCGCCTTAATGAGCCTGAAGTCGTATCAGCATATTTCAAAGAGGACTATTCACATTATATTGTAGTGCACACTCCTCTGAATATCCGGTTCCCTGAAAAAAAGGAGACGTGGAATTTGCGCTTTTGTAAGGATGCCGGAGTTTCGGTCGTGGAGCTGGTCGTAGCCGATACAGGCAGTGCTTACGTACGGGGCCTGATGGCAGTTAACGGGTCAAAGGTTTATGCTATCCTTCCTTTTACATCAATAGATGCCGAAAAAGCAAAAAATGCGAAGTTTCCTGAAGACCGCATGGCTCGCGTGAGGGCACAGGTGCTTACCGATGTGATTCCCGGAATAAAAGGGGGAACTATCCTTGATATTGGCAGCGGTTTTGGAACCCTTACAATGGAGCTTGCAAAAAATAACCCTGATTCCCAGGTCTATGGCCTTGATCTTCACGACTCCCTCACAGGGCAGGCACAGATGAATGCAGAAGTCCTTGGTATCGAAAACGTTGAGTTCAGGACCGGGAGTGCCTATGCCCTGTCTTTTGAAGAAGGTTCGATGGATGCAGTTACCTGTTTTTTGATGCTTCATCACCTTGAAGACATTAAATTCGCTCTTTTCGAAATTAAAAGAGTGCTGAAAAAAGGCGGGTTATTAACTGCAGTTGAGCCGCTGGCACATCACCACCACCACGGCCCTCAACTCTCGGAAGCTGCATGGAAGGAGCTTTTTGAAGATGTGGGTTTCAATGTGGAAACGGAAAATCTGGAAGGAGCAGTTGCCCTTAAAGCCGTAAAACGAGAATAA